In Streptomyces hawaiiensis, one genomic interval encodes:
- a CDS encoding M24 family metallopeptidase: protein MAIRTYGPNAVDWEERIDLDRLRGQRLARLHESLNRSELGAVLSFDFANIRYMTATHIGTWAMDKLIRFALLVRDGEPVVWDFGSAARHHQLYNPWLDYSDGKGGPPTGARAGISTLRGAFHPDAGIAEDVAAKIATELREHGLAGEPLGIDVAEMPVLAALRAEGIDVADGQQVFLEARRIKTGDEIALLTQACAMVDAAYEELYGHLRPGVRENECVGLVSKVLYDLGSEYVEGVNAISGERCSPHPHVYSDRLIRPGDPAFFDILHSHLGYRTCYYRTFAVGSASGAQRDAYVRCREYMDEAISLVRPGATTADIVRVWPRAEEFGFADETAAFALQYGHGVGLSIWEKPIFSRLVSLDHPEVLEEGMVFALETYWPAADGWSAARIEEELVVTADGCEVITKFPAEELLVAGRKYWTVGGELNTRREAQSHLNTSRDDGAD from the coding sequence ATGGCGATCCGCACATATGGACCCAACGCCGTCGACTGGGAAGAGCGCATCGACCTGGACCGGCTGCGCGGGCAGCGGCTGGCCCGGCTGCACGAGTCCCTGAACCGCTCCGAGCTCGGCGCGGTGCTCAGCTTCGACTTCGCCAACATCCGCTATATGACGGCCACCCACATCGGCACCTGGGCGATGGACAAGCTGATCCGCTTCGCCCTGCTGGTGCGCGACGGCGAACCGGTCGTCTGGGACTTCGGCTCCGCCGCCCGCCACCACCAGCTGTACAACCCGTGGCTCGACTACAGCGACGGCAAGGGCGGCCCGCCCACCGGCGCGCGGGCCGGCATCTCCACCCTGCGCGGTGCCTTCCACCCGGACGCCGGGATCGCCGAGGACGTGGCCGCCAAGATCGCCACCGAGCTGCGCGAGCACGGCCTGGCCGGTGAACCCCTCGGTATCGACGTCGCCGAGATGCCGGTCCTCGCCGCGCTGCGCGCCGAGGGCATCGACGTCGCCGACGGGCAGCAGGTCTTCCTGGAGGCCCGCCGCATCAAGACCGGCGACGAGATCGCCCTGCTCACCCAGGCCTGCGCCATGGTCGACGCCGCCTACGAGGAGCTGTACGGCCACCTGCGCCCGGGAGTGCGCGAGAACGAGTGCGTCGGCCTGGTCAGCAAGGTGCTGTACGACCTCGGCAGCGAGTACGTCGAAGGCGTCAACGCCATCTCGGGAGAACGCTGTTCACCGCATCCCCACGTCTACAGCGACCGGTTGATCCGCCCCGGCGACCCGGCCTTCTTCGACATCCTGCACAGCCATCTCGGCTACCGCACCTGCTACTACCGCACGTTCGCCGTGGGCAGCGCCTCCGGTGCGCAGCGGGACGCGTACGTGCGCTGCCGGGAGTACATGGACGAGGCGATCTCCCTGGTCCGGCCGGGCGCGACCACCGCCGACATCGTGCGGGTCTGGCCGCGCGCCGAGGAGTTCGGCTTCGCCGACGAGACCGCCGCCTTCGCCCTCCAGTACGGCCACGGCGTCGGCCTGTCGATCTGGGAGAAGCCGATCTTCAGCCGTCTGGTCTCCCTCGACCACCCCGAAGTCCTCGAAGAGGGCATGGTGTTCGCCCTGGAGACGTACTGGCCGGCCGCCGACGGCTGGTCCGCCGCCCGCATCGAGGAGGAACTGGTCGTCACCGCCGACGGCTGCGAGGTCATCACCAAGTTCCCCGCCGAGGAACTGCTGGTGGCCGGGCGCAAGTACTGGACGGTGGGCGGCGAGCTGAACACCCGGCGCGAGGCGCAGTCCCACCTCAACACCTCACGTGACGACGGGGCGGACTGA
- a CDS encoding thiamine pyrophosphate-dependent dehydrogenase E1 component subunit alpha, producing the protein MDGAGLLACYERMAVIRRTEKAAHDLFLQGLVKGTTHLAAGQEAIAVGASAALRPDDYVFATYRGHHHALARGATPEECLAELMSRATGLCKAKGGSMHLTKAATGMLGSYAIVGSHLPMAVGAAWSARLRGTEQLAVAFFGDGATNIGAFHESLNLAAVWKLPVLFVCENNLYMEYTPIADVTAVPRPAADRAPAHGIPGEVVDGNDVVAVEEAVGRLARRARAGDGPAVLEAETYRHFGHSRADPATYRPAEEVERWLKHDPLDLARGRLAERGVGEETVAEADERARAVVERAVEAAKAAPPPDPREALTDVWADGGAAWRT; encoded by the coding sequence ATGGACGGCGCCGGACTCCTCGCCTGCTACGAGCGGATGGCCGTCATCCGCCGGACGGAGAAGGCCGCCCACGACCTGTTCCTGCAAGGCCTGGTCAAGGGCACGACGCATCTGGCCGCCGGGCAGGAGGCGATCGCCGTGGGCGCGAGCGCCGCCCTGCGCCCGGACGACTATGTGTTCGCCACCTACAGGGGCCACCACCATGCCCTCGCCCGGGGCGCCACCCCCGAGGAGTGCCTCGCCGAGCTGATGAGCCGGGCGACCGGGCTGTGCAAGGCCAAGGGCGGCTCCATGCACCTGACCAAGGCCGCCACCGGCATGCTCGGCTCGTACGCCATCGTCGGTTCCCATCTCCCGATGGCGGTGGGCGCGGCCTGGTCGGCCCGGCTGCGCGGCACCGAGCAGCTCGCGGTCGCCTTCTTCGGCGACGGCGCGACCAACATCGGCGCCTTCCACGAGTCGCTCAACCTGGCCGCCGTGTGGAAACTGCCGGTGCTGTTCGTGTGCGAGAACAACCTGTACATGGAGTACACGCCGATCGCCGACGTCACGGCCGTGCCCCGCCCCGCCGCCGACCGGGCCCCCGCCCACGGCATCCCCGGCGAGGTCGTCGACGGCAACGACGTCGTGGCGGTCGAGGAGGCGGTGGGACGGCTCGCGCGGCGGGCCCGGGCCGGAGACGGGCCCGCCGTGCTGGAGGCCGAGACCTACCGCCACTTCGGGCACAGCCGCGCCGACCCGGCGACCTACCGCCCGGCCGAGGAGGTCGAACGGTGGCTGAAGCACGACCCGTTGGACCTCGCACGGGGGCGCCTGGCCGAACGGGGGGTGGGCGAGGAGACGGTCGCCGAGGCCGACGAGCGGGCCCGGGCCGTCGTGGAGCGGGCCGTGGAGGCGGCGAAGGCCGCGCCTCCGCCCGATCCGCGCGAGGCCCTGACCGACGTGTGGGCGGACGGAGGTGCCGCATGGCGGACGTGA
- a CDS encoding alpha-ketoacid dehydrogenase subunit beta translates to MADVITYRDAVAEGIAREMRRDTSVVCLGEDIGVAGGVFKTTTGLHEEFGPERVWDTPISEQAIVGAAMGAAMTGMRPVVEIMFSDFLACCWDYLANEIPKVRYMTGGQVTVPLVVRTANGGGLGFGAQHSQATENWTLTVPGLKIAAPATPADVIGMLAAAIRSDDPVVFFEHKGLLATKGPPPPPDHLVELGRAAVVREGGDVTLVALASMVPLALRAADVLAGEGIDAEVVDLRCLVPLDAATVLDSLRKTSRLLTVEENPYQGGWGATVVSIVADEGFGLLDAPVRRVAGECVPLPFADVLEEQVIPTVDKVVTEVRRLAAY, encoded by the coding sequence ATGGCGGACGTGATCACCTACCGGGACGCGGTCGCCGAGGGCATCGCGCGCGAGATGCGCCGGGACACGTCGGTGGTGTGCCTCGGGGAGGACATCGGCGTGGCCGGCGGGGTGTTCAAGACGACCACGGGGCTGCACGAGGAGTTCGGACCCGAGCGGGTGTGGGACACGCCCATCTCCGAACAGGCCATCGTGGGCGCGGCGATGGGCGCCGCCATGACCGGGATGCGGCCCGTCGTGGAGATCATGTTCTCCGACTTCCTGGCCTGCTGCTGGGATTACCTCGCCAACGAGATCCCCAAGGTCCGCTACATGACCGGCGGCCAGGTGACCGTGCCCCTCGTCGTACGCACCGCCAACGGCGGCGGGCTCGGCTTCGGCGCGCAGCACTCCCAGGCCACCGAGAACTGGACCCTGACCGTCCCCGGCCTGAAGATCGCGGCACCGGCGACACCGGCCGACGTCATCGGCATGCTGGCGGCGGCGATCCGCAGCGACGACCCGGTGGTCTTCTTCGAACACAAGGGGCTGCTCGCGACCAAGGGCCCGCCGCCCCCGCCCGATCACCTCGTCGAGCTGGGCCGGGCCGCCGTCGTCCGGGAGGGCGGCGACGTCACGCTCGTCGCGCTCGCCTCCATGGTTCCCCTGGCCCTGAGGGCCGCCGACGTACTGGCCGGGGAGGGCATCGACGCCGAGGTGGTCGACCTGCGCTGCCTGGTTCCGCTGGACGCCGCGACCGTTCTCGACTCGCTGCGCAAGACCTCCCGGCTGCTCACCGTCGAGGAGAACCCGTACCAGGGCGGCTGGGGCGCCACCGTCGTCTCCATCGTCGCCGACGAGGGATTCGGCCTGCTGGACGCGCCCGTGCGGCGGGTGGCGGGGGAGTGCGTCCCGCTGCCGTTCGCCGACGTGCTGGAGGAACAGGTCATCCCCACCGTCGACAAGGTCGTCACGGAGGTCCGCAGGCTCGCCGCGTACTGA
- a CDS encoding amidohydrolase family protein: MTTRTLLRSGHVISMDPDIGDLPQGDVLVEDGRIAAVEPEISADAEILDMTGHLVIPGFVDTHRHTWEAPIRGVAPDATLDDYFVDILDTFAPLYTPQDVYAGNLAGALECVNAGITTLVDWSHINNTPEHPDAAIQGLADSGIRARYAYGSANTSLAEYWFESRIAIPADDVRRIRSTYFASDDGLLTMGLATRGPGFCLDEVVTAEWAMARELGLPITVHVAMGRLAGRFGMVKQLHGLGLLGPDTTYVHSCYLSGEEWRMVADSGGTVSIAPQVELQMGHGWPPVMQAIEHGLRPSLSIDVVTTVPGDMFTQIRAAFGAERARVNADCWQANMPVPDTMLTARQMLEIATVNGAHVAGLEDRTGSLTPGKRADIVAIDATALNVAPVHDAAAAVTLCADVSNVDTVLVDGVIRKRDGRLLGDTARALRLVGESRDRLLAAKEAKGAKAPA, translated from the coding sequence ATGACCACCAGGACACTGCTGCGCTCCGGTCACGTGATCTCGATGGATCCGGACATCGGAGACCTGCCCCAGGGGGACGTCCTCGTCGAGGACGGCAGGATCGCGGCCGTCGAGCCCGAGATCAGCGCCGACGCCGAGATCCTCGACATGACCGGCCACCTCGTGATCCCCGGCTTCGTCGACACCCACCGCCACACCTGGGAGGCTCCCATCCGGGGCGTCGCCCCCGACGCCACCCTCGACGACTACTTCGTCGACATCCTCGACACCTTCGCGCCGCTGTACACCCCGCAGGACGTGTACGCCGGCAACCTCGCGGGCGCGCTGGAGTGCGTCAACGCCGGCATCACCACGCTCGTCGACTGGTCGCACATCAACAACACCCCCGAGCACCCGGACGCGGCGATCCAGGGCCTGGCCGATTCCGGCATCCGCGCGCGGTACGCGTACGGCAGCGCCAACACCTCGCTCGCGGAGTACTGGTTCGAGAGCAGGATCGCGATCCCGGCGGACGACGTACGGCGGATCCGGTCGACCTACTTCGCCTCCGACGACGGCCTGCTGACCATGGGCCTCGCCACCCGCGGCCCCGGCTTCTGCCTCGACGAGGTCGTCACCGCCGAGTGGGCCATGGCGCGTGAGCTGGGCCTCCCGATCACCGTGCACGTGGCCATGGGGCGGCTGGCCGGCCGCTTCGGCATGGTCAAGCAGCTTCACGGCCTGGGACTGCTCGGCCCGGACACCACCTACGTCCACAGCTGCTACCTCAGCGGGGAGGAGTGGCGGATGGTCGCCGACAGCGGCGGCACGGTGTCGATCGCGCCGCAGGTGGAGCTCCAGATGGGGCACGGCTGGCCGCCCGTGATGCAGGCCATCGAGCACGGTCTGCGGCCGTCGCTCAGCATCGACGTCGTCACCACCGTGCCCGGCGACATGTTCACCCAGATCCGCGCGGCCTTCGGCGCCGAACGCGCCCGCGTCAACGCCGACTGCTGGCAGGCCAACATGCCGGTCCCCGACACCATGCTGACCGCACGTCAGATGCTGGAGATCGCCACGGTCAACGGCGCCCACGTCGCCGGGCTGGAGGACCGTACCGGCTCCCTGACCCCCGGAAAGCGCGCCGACATCGTCGCGATCGACGCGACCGCCCTGAACGTCGCCCCCGTGCACGACGCGGCTGCCGCGGTGACGCTGTGCGCCGACGTCTCCAACGTGGACACCGTCCTCGTCGACGGCGTGATCCGCAAGCGCGACGGCAGGCTCCTCGGCGACACGGCACGCGCCCTGCGGCTCGTCGGCGAGTCCCGCGACCGGCTCCTCGCGGCGAAGGAGGCCAAGGGGGCGAAGGCACCGGCATGA
- a CDS encoding cupin domain-containing protein — translation MTNHLVHHAAGLPEPAYDRHGHRRRALVGEEDGSVHTGFGLCELLPDGRVPAHVHSYEETFHILDGAVILDLLDGSYLLEEGDYGLLPIGVPHAWRGAGGTGGRWADMLAPVPRARYGHDTQAVPDLPAREPARVDVRDPRTRSFGHFEPAQMDPGKQSQDLLAATASMRTALLVYSGITVKMMIDGDLGAVASTMFMVRYASDGVIGTHDHPFEETYLILEGVAEATLDGERYRLEPGDLAWAGAGCVHGFVNAGPGSLRWLETQAPQPPSRHSYRFTRDWDYLRAALEEKS, via the coding sequence ATGACGAATCACCTGGTGCACCACGCCGCCGGCCTGCCCGAGCCGGCCTACGACCGCCACGGTCACCGGCGCCGGGCGCTGGTCGGCGAGGAGGACGGCAGCGTCCACACCGGCTTCGGCCTGTGCGAACTGCTCCCGGACGGCCGGGTGCCCGCCCATGTGCACTCGTACGAGGAGACCTTCCACATCCTCGACGGGGCCGTGATCCTCGACCTGCTGGATGGCTCGTACCTGCTGGAGGAGGGCGACTACGGTCTGCTGCCGATCGGCGTTCCGCACGCCTGGCGCGGGGCCGGGGGCACCGGCGGCCGCTGGGCGGACATGCTGGCCCCGGTGCCGCGCGCCCGCTACGGACACGACACCCAGGCCGTACCGGACCTGCCCGCGCGTGAGCCGGCCCGGGTGGACGTCCGCGACCCGCGTACGCGTTCCTTCGGCCACTTCGAGCCCGCCCAGATGGATCCCGGCAAGCAGTCGCAGGATCTGCTGGCCGCCACGGCGAGCATGCGGACCGCGCTGCTGGTCTACAGCGGGATCACGGTGAAGATGATGATCGACGGCGATCTGGGCGCGGTCGCCTCGACGATGTTCATGGTGCGGTACGCGTCCGACGGGGTCATCGGCACCCACGACCACCCCTTCGAGGAGACGTATCTGATCCTGGAGGGTGTGGCTGAAGCCACCCTCGACGGCGAGCGGTACCGGCTGGAGCCCGGCGATCTGGCCTGGGCGGGCGCCGGGTGTGTGCACGGTTTCGTCAACGCCGGGCCTGGGTCGCTGCGCTGGCTGGAGACACAGGCACCACAACCGCCGTCGCGGCATTCGTACCGGTTCACGCGGGACTGGGACTACCTGCGCGCGGCACTGGAGGAGAAGTCATGA
- a CDS encoding SDR family oxidoreductase — MSSVLVVGGTSGIGLEFARARAGQGDDVVLTSRDTQRAEAVAKEVGARGLALDLARPLEIAAALADMGRVDHLVIAGVSRDDNKVTEYDIDAALRLVTLKLVGYTEVVHTLRGRLHEDSAIVLFGGQAKERPYPGATTVATVNAGVRGLMNSLAVELAPVRVNAVHPGVVGDSPYWQAKPEKVLAALRTETPTGRLAAMADVVDAVDFLLRNRSVNAVELPVDGGWLLG; from the coding sequence ATGAGCAGTGTGCTCGTCGTCGGCGGCACGTCCGGGATCGGGCTCGAGTTCGCCCGAGCACGGGCCGGGCAAGGAGACGACGTCGTTCTCACCAGCCGCGACACCCAGCGGGCCGAAGCGGTCGCGAAGGAGGTCGGCGCCCGCGGACTCGCCCTCGACCTGGCCCGGCCGCTGGAGATCGCGGCGGCCCTGGCCGATATGGGGCGTGTCGACCATCTGGTGATCGCGGGCGTCTCCCGGGACGACAACAAGGTGACCGAGTACGACATCGACGCCGCCCTGCGCCTGGTCACCCTCAAGCTCGTCGGCTACACCGAGGTCGTGCACACGCTGCGCGGCCGGCTGCACGAGGACAGCGCCATCGTGCTGTTCGGCGGCCAGGCCAAGGAACGTCCCTACCCGGGCGCGACGACGGTGGCGACGGTCAACGCGGGGGTGCGGGGCCTGATGAACTCCCTCGCCGTCGAGCTCGCCCCCGTCCGGGTCAACGCCGTGCATCCCGGTGTCGTGGGCGACAGCCCGTACTGGCAGGCCAAACCGGAGAAGGTGCTCGCCGCGCTGCGTACCGAGACACCCACGGGGCGGCTCGCCGCGATGGCGGACGTGGTGGACGCGGTGGACTTCCTGCTGCGCAACCGGTCGGTCAACGCGGTCGAACTGCCGGTGGACGGAGGCTGGTTGCTCGGGTGA
- a CDS encoding endonuclease, translating into MDRPERVVRELVGAHGRTYAEEAGIGLKDTPQPLYRLLVLSHLLSARIRGSVALATARALHEAGLRDPHRMARAGRQQRVDALGRGGYRRYDERTATQLGDAAELLNERWGGDLRRLRREADGKVSELRRLLQEFPGMGPAGAGIFLREAQGVWPEAAPCLDAKALQGAERLDLPQDPERLTALAGDTDPAVLAAALVRAAVDKNVVEDTLRRAG; encoded by the coding sequence GTGGACCGCCCGGAGCGCGTCGTACGGGAACTCGTCGGCGCGCACGGCCGGACGTACGCCGAGGAGGCGGGCATCGGGCTGAAGGACACCCCACAGCCGCTGTACCGGCTGCTGGTGCTGTCCCATCTGCTCAGTGCCCGCATCCGCGGCTCGGTCGCGCTGGCCACCGCCCGTGCCCTGCACGAGGCGGGGCTGCGCGATCCGCACCGCATGGCACGGGCCGGCCGGCAGCAGCGGGTCGACGCGCTCGGCCGGGGCGGCTACCGCCGCTATGACGAACGTACGGCCACGCAACTCGGCGACGCCGCCGAGCTCCTGAACGAACGGTGGGGCGGCGATCTGCGGCGGCTGCGCCGGGAGGCGGACGGCAAGGTCTCCGAACTGCGCCGTCTCCTCCAGGAGTTCCCCGGGATGGGTCCTGCCGGAGCCGGCATCTTCCTGCGCGAGGCGCAGGGCGTCTGGCCGGAGGCGGCCCCCTGCCTCGACGCCAAGGCCCTCCAGGGCGCCGAGCGGCTGGACCTGCCGCAGGACCCCGAGCGCCTCACCGCACTGGCCGGGGACACCGACCCGGCCGTCCTCGCCGCCGCGCTGGTGCGGGCGGCGGTGGACAAGAACGTCGTGGAGGACACGCTGCGGCGTGCCGGGTGA
- a CDS encoding DUF3140 domain-containing protein, which produces MTDALELDALWEDFHRVVNMTSQELAAWLRVRDADEATEPLPDQAGSATGQHVLAILQKRRTDLTEDDLRVMRKVVDTVTDQVDLENEPEPEVTAEDTRRRHRLMTVGHDPLKG; this is translated from the coding sequence ATGACCGACGCCCTCGAACTCGACGCGCTGTGGGAGGACTTCCACCGCGTGGTGAACATGACCTCGCAGGAACTCGCGGCCTGGCTGCGGGTCCGCGACGCCGACGAGGCCACCGAGCCGCTGCCGGACCAGGCGGGCTCGGCCACCGGGCAGCACGTCCTGGCGATCCTCCAGAAGCGGCGCACCGACCTGACCGAGGACGACCTGCGCGTGATGCGGAAGGTCGTGGACACGGTCACCGACCAGGTGGACCTGGAGAACGAGCCCGAGCCCGAGGTGACGGCCGAGGACACCCGACGCCGGCACCGGCTGATGACGGTCGGGCACGACCCGCTGAAGGGGTAG
- a CDS encoding Dps family protein: protein MTAVRSTLPDDARKVSCEALQDTLVDLLGLSLVGKQAHWNVVGPRFRSIHLQLDEVVTATRDFADTVAERSAALGVPPDGRPETIAKAFTLPAPQEGWVRDSDAVQVMVDALQEAVGRLRERIDATEKADPVTQDLLISITAELEKQRWMFDAENFPR, encoded by the coding sequence ATGACGGCTGTGAGGAGCACACTGCCCGACGACGCCCGCAAGGTCTCCTGCGAGGCACTCCAGGACACCCTGGTGGATCTGCTCGGGCTCTCGCTGGTCGGGAAGCAGGCGCACTGGAACGTCGTCGGACCCCGGTTCCGGTCCATCCACCTCCAGCTCGACGAGGTGGTCACGGCGACGCGGGACTTCGCCGACACGGTCGCGGAGCGGTCCGCGGCGCTCGGCGTCCCGCCGGACGGCCGGCCGGAGACCATCGCCAAGGCCTTCACGCTGCCCGCCCCGCAGGAGGGCTGGGTGCGCGACTCCGACGCCGTGCAGGTGATGGTGGACGCGCTGCAGGAAGCGGTGGGCCGACTGCGCGAGCGCATCGACGCGACGGAGAAGGCGGACCCGGTCACCCAGGACCTGCTGATCAGCATCACCGCGGAGCTGGAGAAGCAGCGGTGGATGTTCGACGCGGAGAACTTCCCCCGCTGA
- a CDS encoding WhiB family transcriptional regulator, which translates to MEWLRSAACVDEDPELFFPVGTAGPALRDVSAAKRICARCPVTDQCLSFALGSGQASGVWGGTGEEERDALLRTTRNDARRRSAL; encoded by the coding sequence ATGGAGTGGTTGCGGAGCGCCGCCTGCGTGGACGAGGACCCCGAGCTGTTCTTTCCCGTCGGCACCGCCGGCCCCGCCCTGCGTGACGTGAGCGCCGCGAAGCGGATCTGCGCGCGCTGCCCGGTGACCGACCAGTGCCTGAGCTTCGCGCTGGGCAGCGGTCAGGCCTCGGGCGTGTGGGGCGGCACCGGCGAGGAGGAGCGCGACGCACTGCTCCGGACGACCAGGAACGACGCGAGAAGGAGAAGTGCCCTATGA
- a CDS encoding thiolase family protein: protein MRPVHFAAARRTPIGKLRGSLSSIRPDDLAATVVRALVTGVPALDPARIDDVYWGAANQAGEDNRNVARMAALLAGLPDSVPGATVNRLCASGLEAVTTAARTIAAGEADIVIAGGSESMSRAPFVLPRPDEALPHRMETADTRLGWRLVNPAMRELHGLLAMGETAEEVATRYGISRERQDDFALRSHQRAALARRYGHFDDELLPVERPDGVVVDTDECVREDTSHEKLSRLKPVFRDGGTVTAGNASPMNDGAAGLLLVSEEALNDLGLESLGRYVAGASAGVHPDVMGVGPVPATRKVLTRAGWSVGDLEEAEFNEAFAAQALACVDQLGIDPDLVNPSGGAIALGHPLGCSGARILTTLLHRMRRTGAGRGLATMCVGVGQGSAVLVERP from the coding sequence GTGCGTCCCGTCCACTTCGCGGCCGCCCGCCGCACCCCCATCGGCAAACTGCGGGGATCCCTCTCCTCGATACGGCCCGACGACCTCGCGGCGACCGTCGTCCGCGCCCTGGTCACCGGCGTGCCCGCGCTGGACCCCGCCCGGATCGACGACGTCTACTGGGGCGCCGCCAACCAGGCCGGCGAGGACAACCGCAACGTCGCCCGCATGGCCGCGCTGCTCGCCGGCCTCCCCGACTCGGTGCCCGGCGCCACCGTCAACCGCCTCTGCGCCTCGGGCCTGGAGGCCGTGACCACCGCCGCCCGCACCATCGCCGCCGGCGAGGCCGACATCGTGATCGCGGGCGGCTCCGAGTCGATGAGCCGCGCCCCCTTCGTCCTGCCCCGCCCCGACGAGGCCCTGCCGCACCGCATGGAGACCGCCGACACCCGCCTCGGCTGGCGCCTGGTCAACCCGGCGATGCGCGAGCTGCACGGGCTGCTGGCCATGGGCGAGACGGCCGAGGAGGTCGCCACGCGGTACGGCATCTCGCGCGAACGCCAGGACGACTTCGCCCTGCGCAGCCACCAGCGTGCCGCCCTGGCCCGCAGATACGGCCACTTCGACGACGAACTCCTGCCCGTGGAGCGCCCCGACGGCGTGGTCGTCGACACCGACGAATGCGTCCGCGAGGACACCTCGCACGAGAAGCTGTCCCGGCTGAAGCCGGTCTTCCGCGACGGCGGCACGGTCACCGCGGGCAACGCCTCGCCGATGAACGACGGGGCCGCCGGCCTCCTCCTCGTCAGCGAGGAGGCCCTGAACGACCTGGGCCTGGAGTCGCTGGGCCGTTACGTCGCCGGCGCCTCCGCCGGCGTCCACCCCGACGTCATGGGCGTCGGCCCCGTCCCCGCCACCCGCAAGGTGCTGACCCGCGCCGGCTGGAGCGTCGGCGACCTGGAGGAGGCCGAGTTCAACGAGGCCTTCGCCGCCCAGGCCCTGGCCTGCGTGGACCAGCTCGGCATCGACCCCGACCTGGTCAACCCCAGCGGCGGCGCCATCGCCCTCGGCCACCCCCTGGGCTGCTCCGGCGCCCGCATCCTGACCACGCTGCTCCACCGGATGCGGCGCACGGGCGCGGGGCGGGGGCTCGCCACGATGTGCGTCGGGGTGGGACAGGGGAGCGCGGTTCTCGTCGAACGGCCCTGA
- a CDS encoding sulfite exporter TauE/SafE family protein — MNTMTLWHITGWEFAALAFAALLVGFSKTAVSGANTVSLAIFAAVLPARASTGVLLPILIAGDLLAVATYRRHAHWPTLWRLFPAVAAGVVVGTVFLVWADDAIVRTSIGAILLLMAAVTVWRRRTAETGEEPESVTTRPGRLKARSYGVLGGFTTMVANAGGPVMSMYLLSAGFRKLGFLGTSAFFFLIVNVSKLPFSAGLGLIDGRSLLLDLALVAFVVPGALFGKWAVHRINQRLFERLVIAATVVGGLQLLLR, encoded by the coding sequence ATGAACACCATGACGCTCTGGCACATCACCGGCTGGGAGTTCGCCGCCCTCGCCTTCGCGGCCCTGCTCGTCGGTTTCTCGAAGACCGCGGTGAGCGGGGCCAACACGGTCAGTCTCGCCATCTTCGCGGCGGTGCTGCCCGCCCGCGCCTCCACCGGCGTGCTGCTGCCGATCCTGATCGCCGGAGACCTCCTGGCCGTCGCCACCTACCGGCGGCACGCCCACTGGCCCACACTGTGGCGGCTGTTCCCGGCGGTCGCCGCGGGCGTCGTCGTCGGCACGGTGTTCCTGGTCTGGGCGGACGACGCGATCGTACGGACCTCGATCGGCGCGATCCTGCTGCTGATGGCGGCCGTGACGGTGTGGCGCAGGCGGACGGCCGAGACGGGGGAGGAGCCGGAGTCGGTCACCACCCGCCCGGGCCGCCTCAAAGCCCGCTCCTACGGCGTCCTCGGCGGCTTCACCACCATGGTCGCCAACGCGGGCGGCCCCGTGATGTCGATGTACCTGCTGTCCGCGGGCTTCCGCAAGCTCGGCTTCCTCGGCACCTCGGCCTTCTTCTTCCTGATCGTCAACGTCTCCAAGCTGCCCTTCAGCGCGGGCCTCGGCCTGATCGACGGCCGCTCGCTGCTCCTCGACCTGGCGCTCGTGGCGTTCGTCGTGCCCGGCGCGCTGTTCGGCAAGTGGGCCGTGCACAGGATCAACCAGCGGCTGTTCGAGCGGCTCGTCATCGCGGCGACCGTCGTGGGCGGCCTGCAACTACTGCTGCGCTGA